A part of Geothrix oryzae genomic DNA contains:
- the rplC gene encoding 50S ribosomal protein L3 yields MSKGIIGKKLGMTQIFNEQGQIVPVTVIQAGPCVVVQRKTSAKDGYEAVQIGFVDPNGGKRASKAEKGHCEKLGVAPVRVLREIKVDASDAAKPGDSVLASAFEAKTKVNVTGISKGKGFAGVIKRHHFAGGRATHGSMFHRAPGSIGQSSYPSRVFPGMRMAGHMGDAQVTVRNLEIAKVDVENNLLLIKGAVPGPKGGYIVIKQEA; encoded by the coding sequence ATGTCCAAAGGAATCATCGGAAAGAAGCTGGGGATGACCCAGATCTTCAATGAGCAGGGCCAGATCGTCCCCGTGACGGTCATCCAGGCCGGCCCCTGCGTGGTCGTGCAGCGCAAGACTTCCGCGAAGGATGGCTACGAGGCCGTCCAGATCGGATTCGTCGATCCCAACGGCGGCAAGCGCGCCTCCAAGGCCGAAAAGGGCCACTGCGAGAAGCTGGGCGTCGCCCCGGTCCGCGTTCTCCGCGAGATCAAGGTCGATGCCTCCGACGCCGCCAAGCCCGGCGACAGCGTCCTGGCCAGCGCCTTCGAGGCGAAGACCAAGGTCAATGTCACCGGCATCAGCAAGGGCAAGGGCTTCGCCGGCGTCATCAAGCGGCACCACTTCGCCGGCGGCCGTGCGACCCACGGCTCCATGTTCCACCGCGCGCCTGGCTCCATCGGCCAGTCCAGCTACCCCAGCCGCGTGTTCCCGGGGATGCGTATGGCCGGCCACATGGGCGACGCCCAGGTGACCGTGCGCAACCTGGAGATCGCGAAGGTGGATGTCGAGAACAACCTGCTGCTCATCAAGGGCGCCGTCCCCGGCCCCAAGGGTGGGTACATCGTCATCAAGCAGGAGGCCTAG
- the rpsG gene encoding 30S ribosomal protein S7, whose amino-acid sequence MARRSAPAKREILPDPVYNSLTVSKFVNILMERGKKATAERILYGALEIVAKKSGEEALEAFQKALNNIKPSVEVKSRRVGGATYQVPVEVPQNRRQSLAMRWLKTYSASRGERTMRDKLAGEILDAMNFRGAAIKKKDDVHKMAEANKAFAHFRW is encoded by the coding sequence ATGGCCCGTCGTTCCGCCCCCGCCAAGCGTGAGATCCTGCCGGATCCCGTCTACAACAGCCTCACCGTGTCCAAGTTCGTGAACATCCTCATGGAGCGCGGCAAGAAGGCCACCGCCGAGCGCATCCTCTACGGAGCACTGGAAATCGTCGCCAAGAAGTCCGGCGAAGAGGCCCTCGAGGCCTTCCAGAAGGCCCTGAACAACATCAAGCCCTCTGTGGAAGTCAAGTCCCGCCGCGTGGGCGGCGCCACCTACCAGGTGCCCGTGGAGGTTCCCCAGAACCGCCGCCAGTCCCTGGCCATGCGCTGGCTGAAGACCTACTCCGCCTCCCGCGGCGAGCGCACCATGCGCGACAAGCTGGCCGGCGAGATCCTCGACGCCATGAACTTCCGTGGCGCCGCGATCAAGAAGAAGGACGATGTCCACAAGATGGCCGAAGCCAACAAGGCCTTCGCCCACTTCCGCTGGTAG
- the rpsJ gene encoding 30S ribosomal protein S10: MKDNIRIRLRAFDHRLLDQSTREIVDTAKRTGAQVAGPIPLPTRTNKYTVNRSPHVDKKSRDQFEIRTHKRLLDILNPTQNTVDTLMRLDLPAGVDVEIKVFSRQGNR; encoded by the coding sequence ATGAAAGACAACATCCGCATCCGTTTGCGTGCCTTCGACCACCGTCTGCTCGATCAGAGCACCCGCGAGATCGTGGACACCGCCAAGCGCACGGGCGCCCAGGTGGCGGGACCGATTCCCCTCCCCACCCGGACGAACAAGTACACCGTCAACCGTTCCCCCCACGTGGACAAGAAGAGCCGGGACCAATTCGAGATCCGCACGCACAAGCGGCTGCTCGACATCCTGAACCCGACTCAGAACACCGTGGACACTCTCATGCGCCTGGACCTGCCCGCTGGCGTCGACGTGGAGATCAAGGTCTTCAGCCGTCAGGGCAACCGGTAG
- the rplD gene encoding 50S ribosomal protein L4, with product MAAFQHPVVNLENKPAGTVELLAEVFKLEDVNQHLIWEAVRHFLAKRRAGTAKTKDKWEVSGSGKKLWKQKGTGRARVGSIRSPLWKGGGTTHGPHPRSYDYAFPKKARRAALRNALSAKLASGQIVVVENWDVTSHKTKSLIQTLGKLGVTGSALLVGTEASEKLSMAAGNNPKLQTIESLGVNVYELLKYDQVIFSKEAVLALQEVVKP from the coding sequence ATGGCAGCGTTCCAGCACCCCGTCGTCAATCTCGAGAACAAGCCCGCGGGCACTGTTGAGTTGTTGGCCGAAGTCTTCAAGCTCGAGGATGTGAACCAGCACCTGATCTGGGAAGCGGTCCGCCACTTCCTGGCCAAGCGCCGCGCCGGCACCGCCAAGACCAAGGACAAGTGGGAAGTGAGCGGCTCCGGCAAGAAGCTCTGGAAGCAGAAGGGCACCGGCCGCGCCCGCGTGGGCTCCATCCGCAGCCCGCTGTGGAAGGGCGGCGGCACCACCCACGGTCCGCACCCCCGTTCCTACGACTACGCCTTCCCCAAGAAGGCCCGCCGCGCCGCCCTGCGCAACGCGCTGTCGGCCAAGCTGGCGAGCGGCCAGATCGTGGTGGTCGAGAACTGGGATGTGACCTCCCACAAGACCAAGTCCCTGATCCAGACCCTCGGCAAGCTCGGCGTGACCGGTTCGGCGCTCCTGGTGGGCACCGAGGCCAGCGAGAAGCTCTCCATGGCCGCCGGCAACAACCCCAAGCTGCAGACGATCGAGAGCCTGGGCGTCAATGTCTATGAGCTCCTCAAGTACGACCAGGTGATCTTCTCCAAGGAAGCCGTCCTGGCCCTCCAGGAAGTGGTGAAGCCATGA
- the fusA gene encoding elongation factor G, producing MARQTPLERYRNIGIMAHIDAGKTTTTERILFYTGKIHKIGEVHEGAATTDWMVQEQERGITITSAAITAAWTPQTGQLKGVEHRINIIDTPGHVDFTAEVERSLRVLDGACAVFCAVGGVEPQSETVWRQADKYGVPRMAFVNKMDRPGADFFRVVEMMKTRLKARPMPIQIPIGAEEDFKGVVDLVLMKALTFDEGDKGFKVLYGEIPSELVDTAKEWREKMVEMVAETDDSLMDKYLGGVELTEDELRSGIRKGCIDLTFTPMMCGSAFKNKGVQPMLDAVVSYMPSPLDIPAIKGVDSEGKEVERKAEDKEPFSALIFKIMADPFVGSLAFIRVYSGVLAAGSGVFNAAKGRRERIGRLLQMHANKREDIEEVRTGDIAAAVGLKEVLTGQTICDENHPVILESMDFPDPVIQVAIEPKTKADQEKMGVALSRLAQEDPTFKVKSDPETNQTIIAGMGELHLEIIVDRMMREFKVEANVGKPMVAYRETIRKRVDAEGKFVRQSGGRGQYGHVKMYVEPNEAGKGYEFINDIKGGVIPKEYIKPIDQGIQEAMQSGVLAGYPCVDIKITIYDGSYHDVDSNEMAFKIAGSMGFKNGCEKASPVILEPIMAVEVVVPEDYMGDVIGNLNSRRGRIENMEDRAGVKVVTAKVPLAEMFAYSTTLRGMTQGRGNYTMQFSHYEEAPRNVAEEIVAKVKGSK from the coding sequence GTGGCCCGTCAGACCCCCCTCGAGCGCTACCGGAACATCGGCATCATGGCGCACATCGATGCCGGCAAGACCACCACGACGGAGCGCATCCTCTTCTACACCGGCAAGATCCACAAGATCGGCGAGGTGCATGAGGGTGCGGCGACCACCGACTGGATGGTGCAGGAGCAGGAGCGGGGCATCACCATCACCTCCGCCGCCATCACGGCCGCCTGGACCCCCCAGACGGGCCAGCTGAAGGGCGTGGAGCACCGCATCAACATCATCGACACCCCCGGCCACGTGGACTTCACGGCCGAGGTGGAGCGCTCCCTGCGCGTGCTGGACGGCGCCTGCGCCGTATTCTGCGCGGTGGGCGGCGTCGAGCCCCAGTCCGAGACCGTGTGGCGCCAGGCCGACAAGTACGGCGTGCCCCGCATGGCCTTCGTGAACAAGATGGACCGTCCCGGCGCGGATTTCTTCCGCGTGGTCGAGATGATGAAGACTCGCCTGAAGGCGCGTCCCATGCCGATCCAGATCCCCATCGGCGCCGAGGAGGACTTCAAGGGCGTGGTCGACCTCGTGCTGATGAAGGCCCTGACCTTCGACGAGGGCGACAAGGGCTTCAAGGTCCTCTACGGCGAGATCCCCAGCGAGCTGGTGGACACCGCCAAGGAGTGGCGCGAGAAGATGGTCGAGATGGTTGCCGAAACCGACGACTCGCTCATGGACAAGTACCTCGGCGGCGTGGAGCTGACCGAGGATGAGCTCCGCAGCGGCATCCGCAAGGGCTGCATCGACCTGACCTTCACGCCGATGATGTGCGGCTCCGCCTTCAAGAACAAGGGCGTGCAGCCCATGCTCGACGCGGTGGTGAGCTACATGCCTTCGCCCCTGGACATCCCCGCCATCAAGGGCGTCGATTCCGAGGGCAAGGAAGTCGAGCGCAAGGCCGAGGACAAGGAGCCCTTCTCCGCCCTCATCTTCAAGATCATGGCCGATCCCTTCGTGGGCTCGCTGGCCTTCATCCGCGTCTATTCCGGCGTCCTCGCCGCGGGTTCCGGCGTCTTCAACGCCGCCAAGGGCCGCCGCGAGCGCATCGGCCGCCTGCTGCAGATGCACGCCAACAAGCGTGAGGATATCGAAGAGGTCCGCACGGGCGACATCGCCGCCGCCGTGGGACTCAAGGAAGTGCTCACCGGCCAGACCATCTGCGACGAGAACCACCCCGTGATCCTCGAGTCCATGGACTTCCCGGATCCCGTGATCCAGGTGGCCATCGAGCCCAAGACCAAGGCCGACCAGGAGAAGATGGGCGTGGCCCTGAGCCGCCTGGCCCAGGAAGACCCCACCTTCAAGGTCAAGTCCGATCCCGAGACCAACCAGACGATCATCGCCGGCATGGGCGAGCTGCACCTTGAGATCATCGTCGATCGCATGATGCGCGAGTTCAAGGTCGAGGCCAATGTGGGCAAGCCCATGGTGGCCTACCGCGAGACCATCCGGAAGCGTGTGGATGCCGAGGGCAAGTTCGTCCGTCAGTCCGGCGGCCGCGGCCAGTACGGCCACGTGAAGATGTATGTCGAACCCAACGAAGCCGGCAAGGGCTACGAGTTCATCAACGACATCAAGGGCGGCGTGATCCCCAAGGAATACATCAAGCCCATCGACCAGGGCATCCAGGAGGCCATGCAGTCCGGCGTCCTCGCGGGCTACCCCTGCGTCGACATCAAGATCACCATCTACGACGGCAGCTACCACGATGTGGACTCCAACGAAATGGCGTTTAAGATCGCCGGCTCGATGGGCTTCAAGAACGGCTGCGAGAAGGCCTCCCCCGTGATCCTCGAGCCCATCATGGCCGTCGAGGTCGTGGTCCCCGAGGACTACATGGGCGATGTCATCGGCAACCTGAACAGCCGCCGTGGCCGCATCGAAAACATGGAAGACCGGGCCGGCGTCAAGGTCGTCACCGCCAAGGTGCCCCTGGCCGAGATGTTCGCCTACTCCACCACCCTGCGCGGCATGACCCAGGGCCGCGGCAACTACACCATGCAGTTCTCGCACTACGAAGAAGCACCCCGGAATGTGGCCGAAGAAATCGTGGCCAAAGTGAAGGGTTCCAAGTAG
- a CDS encoding FmdB family zinc ribbon protein gives MPLYEYRCEACGQAEEKLESLSAPEAHACPACGVAEAMKRQVSVSAFALAGGGWYKGAASEPASSAPSSTSGAEAAKSGHGCAAGGCGCPLAG, from the coding sequence ATGCCCCTCTACGAATACCGTTGTGAAGCTTGCGGCCAGGCCGAGGAGAAGCTCGAAAGCCTGTCGGCCCCCGAGGCCCATGCCTGCCCCGCCTGCGGGGTGGCCGAAGCCATGAAGCGGCAGGTGTCCGTCTCGGCGTTCGCCCTCGCCGGCGGCGGCTGGTACAAGGGCGCGGCCTCCGAACCCGCCTCGTCTGCACCCTCGTCCACATCCGGGGCCGAGGCAGCCAAGAGCGGCCATGGCTGTGCGGCCGGCGGATGCGGATGCCCCCTCGCGGGGTGA
- the rpsL gene encoding 30S ribosomal protein S12, translating to MPTINQLIRLGRKTFQNKTKSPALDACPQKRGVCTRVFTTTPKKPNSALRKVARVRLTNGIECTTYIPGVGHNLQEHSIVLIRGGRVKDLPGVRYHVVRGTLDATGVAGRNQSRSKYGAKRPKAGAAPAKKK from the coding sequence GTGCCTACCATCAATCAGTTGATCCGCCTCGGGCGGAAGACCTTCCAGAACAAGACCAAGAGCCCCGCGCTCGACGCCTGCCCGCAGAAGCGCGGCGTGTGCACCCGCGTGTTCACCACCACGCCGAAGAAGCCGAACTCGGCCCTCCGCAAGGTGGCCCGTGTGCGCCTCACCAACGGCATCGAGTGCACGACCTACATCCCGGGCGTCGGCCACAACCTGCAGGAGCACAGCATCGTGCTCATCCGCGGCGGCCGCGTGAAGGATCTGCCGGGCGTGCGCTATCACGTGGTCCGCGGCACCCTGGACGCCACCGGCGTCGCAGGCCGCAACCAGTCCCGTTCCAAGTACGGCGCCAAGCGCCCCAAGGCTGGCGCTGCGCCGGCCAAGAAGAAGTAG
- the rfaE2 gene encoding D-glycero-beta-D-manno-heptose 1-phosphate adenylyltransferase: MPSPIPFFQSPEAFLAAVPRPRVLCFTNGCFDLIHPGHVQYLADARALGDFLVVGLNSDASVARLKGTGRPVQDEAARAAVLLGLRSVDAVVRFDEDTPLELIRALQPEVLVKGGDYTPETVVGREIVEGRGGKLVLIPFLPGHSTSRIEQRIRSGRGVTLEQRPG; the protein is encoded by the coding sequence ATGCCGTCACCGATCCCTTTCTTCCAAAGCCCCGAAGCCTTTCTCGCGGCCGTGCCCCGGCCGAGGGTGCTCTGCTTCACCAATGGCTGCTTCGACCTCATCCATCCCGGCCATGTGCAGTACCTGGCCGATGCCCGCGCCCTGGGCGACTTCCTGGTGGTGGGCCTGAACAGCGATGCGTCGGTGGCGCGGCTCAAGGGAACCGGCCGCCCCGTGCAGGATGAAGCCGCCCGCGCCGCGGTCCTGCTGGGCCTGCGCAGCGTGGACGCCGTGGTGCGGTTCGACGAGGACACGCCGCTGGAGCTCATCCGGGCCCTCCAGCCCGAGGTCCTGGTGAAGGGCGGAGACTATACGCCGGAGACCGTGGTGGGCCGCGAGATCGTGGAGGGCCGGGGCGGGAAGCTCGTCCTGATCCCCTTCCTGCCCGGGCACAGCACCTCGCGCATCGAGCAGCGGATCCGCAGCGGGCGCGGCGTCACGCTGGAGCAGCGGCCCGGGTAG